In Telopea speciosissima isolate NSW1024214 ecotype Mountain lineage chromosome 10, Tspe_v1, whole genome shotgun sequence, the DNA window CTCCTTCAATTTATGAACAGCTCTAACAGAGGGATTTTCTCTCTCACTTGTTCTCACCGCAATGCCAAGAAACCGAATACCACGTGGATCACTGGTTGACAAGATTTCCATCTGATCATGCACATCTAAATATAATGTGTGCTCAAGATAGTTTTGCACCTCAGCCTTAAACTTGAGAGCAACATCTTTGGGGCCTGAAACAGCAAAAAATATCTCATCCATGACGCGACAAGCATGTAATCTTAAACCAGAATTCATATCACCTGggtgtttgttgttgttgttcttgttgttgtcTTTTAGCTGCCTTCGAAACCAACTACGCAGCTTGGAGCTGGAACCATCTTCAGAGGCGTTAACATCAGAATCAAGAGCTTCATACGTCATACACATTTTGTAAAATTCTTGGTCAAATAAATCAAGATATACATTAATTAAAATAGGAGATAACACACCCTCCTGTGGAAGACCATGGCCTTTCAAGAAACCCCCAAATTTCAAGTTCAGCACTCCAGCATCAGACATGCTACGGATGATAGAAAACAAATCAgggtcttcaatcttctcttcCATGGTTAAGATGAGTTTAGTGAGAACATTGTCATCAACATTTTTTCTCACATGTAACGTGAACCACCAATTTGAATTATGGATCTCTTTGCAGATGTACCTCAATGCTGAAAGATGACCTCTTCCACTCCGACAGCCATGAGAAATTTTAGAAAAGTGAGGCCTATAAACAACATCTACAACTATACTGATTGCTTGTTGGATGACCTTCAGCTTCAAATTAGGAAGGACCAAGACCTCTTTCCTTTCCCCCTTTGTTGAGATAGAGAAGGTGTTGGCATGGATATCAAAACCCCCATTCAAGAGCTCATCTGCCATTGAGTCAAAAGGCATATCATTGTCATCTGATTCTAAATCGACATTGGAATTGAGCTTAATACATTGGTAAGCATCACAAAGAGTCATTGGATTGGCAATAACCTTTCTCATTAGGCCCTGAAACTTTCCATTTATGTATTGCTCCTTCACTCTTTTCTTGATGCGCATTTCAATTAACCTCTTCAATTCCATTCGGGTCTTCTGCCTTGTCTTGGTAGGAGTAGAAGATTCATCGATTAAACAGGCTAAGCTCTTTGACAATGGTATCTGGTTAATGCCCTTGTCATCATTGTTGCTTACTGCCTCAGTAGTACAATATACTGCAAAAGATTCAAATTGTTTGTAACGCTTCCCTGCTCCAGAAATACAGAGTATTAGTTTAGATTTAAAATAGGGAAGTGGACAAAACCTATTGTCACAACTGTTAAGATTGCTGAGAGGGAGGGGAAAGAGCTGCACAATTGACCAAAATATCACAGACCCAAAAGAAGTACATAACAATTGAGAAAGCATGTTAGTAGTTACCCAGGTTGACCACGAATGATGAACTAACACAAGGAAGATCCATGCTCCACAACTTATAGACAGAGTACTTCAACAAATCTCGCTTGTGATGAGTTGAGAAACCCATAAACCACATTCTCGTTCCCAATAATGAATCCTAAAATTTTATCCAAAATtatttactttaaaaaaaaaagctttatGGGACAAGCATGATGAGTATAGTCTAAActcaaattaaaataaatgtaGACAATTTGAAGCTCAAAAGAATTTAATGCAGAAAGGCGGGTAGAATTATCGAAAGCAATAAAACTCCAACACTGTGGAAGAATAAATTGCGCAATTTCATAACTTCCCAATAACTAGCAATTTTAATAGTTCAATGTACTACCTAAAAATGCAAGGACAACTCAATGGCAAAAGACTATCAGAGGCTTTTCTACAAATAATTGATTAGCTGAAAAGAGTTCATATGAAGGGGGAAAAggaatatagaaaaaaaaatcacaacaaATTGAGGTATAGGGAGAATTCTGGAAAGATGCCATAAACAAGGGGCGTATCCAGTGCACCAGGCTTCTGCCACTGCGAggcctggggagggtcataatgtacgcagacttacccctgctttcacaaagaggctgttttcagactcgaatccgtgaccacttggtcacaatggagcaaccttaccattgcaccaaggcccaacCTCTCTGGAAAGATGCCATGTATGATGGAAAACACAGTCTTTATCAACTAGATAGAGACCATGAAACTCGTAAGGCAATATTTGCACGTTGCAAAGATTGTGCCCTTGAAATTTCTATCCATTAGGCAGGCAATTGAACAAGAACtcttgatgcagataaatccaTGATGTCAAGTCTCGATATGACCGATATGGCGATACATATGAAGATCGGCCATGTAAATACAACATAGAACCAATACACATTTATGTACAGAACTGTATCAAAACGATAAGGTTCCGATATGCTACCGATATGTATCTATACGGGACCAATACGGTTGATACATAGGctacaaaaacccaaaaaattccaaattttgaaagaaaactttaTACTCTGATTTTTTTGGCCGAAACCAAAGTAGATGCAATCTAGACTCCAAAACGACCTAGGAGTGATTAAATAAGTAAAAATTTGCACTTGCCAGTGAACATTTGAAAtacctagatttttttttcatcccTCTTAAttgtttcgttttttttttttaattggtaagccccaaggagagttgaactcagaCCTCTTGGTTGGGGTATGACCCTTGCCAATTAAGCTACCCCCTTGGGAAATTGCTTCTTATTACTTATTGGCAGGTTTGCTATTGCACTTGCCAATGAAGATTTAATCACATAGTTGCCTTGAAGACAGTAATTACCTGACATTAGTTTGCAATCATtatttattgcttatttatagtgtAAAATGCTAAGAAACTCCAGTTTTCCATACCCTATAGTGGACCCTCTATCGCCATCAGCTCCAACACAGTTCGCATCAGAAAAACCAACAACACTAGTCTGACCGTGACGCCGACAAGTCTTCGATACTAATGCTTAACATCAAAATCTTTGTCATCAGATGCTCCAAGCTTGAGATGAGGATCCATAGAACTATCTATAGGTTTACAACGTAACATCCCCGTTTCACTCAAAAGATCAAGGACTCACTTTCGTTGAGAAAACTGAGGCCTTTTTTGCTACAGAAACCTCAATAGtcaataccaagaaagtagCGGAGAGCACCCAAatccttcatctgaaaatgctgtTGTAAATAAGCTAGACGTTATACATCTTTCCTTAAAAGACACATCCGATTGTTGCATACCTAATGTAAGGCTAGATAGGGGATAGGGATAGGGATAGGAGggggttggctatctcagcctaggcATCTCACCCTTCTCTGCCTCTCTCAGGACAAAGCATCGCAAAACAGAAACATAACTTCATTCATCAAATCGGCTGGAGGCCTCTAGAGACCATTACAATATATATAGGCTACAGGATTgaacccaaaatagaaagtctctAGAAGAATTGAGACTTTAGTTACAAGTAATTAGACTTTGCTAAgtaatcaaaaagaaaaacaactaaaatctACACTCTTAACTTAGCTTagactaaaaaaaatagaaacttctaaataaaagctaaacCCACttcctaaatctgaaattagaaactatatcTAGCTATTACATGGAAGTAGAAGTAATTAGTAAATATTTTCCTCCATGCAATCTGGTCTTAGGCGCCACATCGTCTTCTAACAGCATTCACACACAAGGCAGTacggctgtgacactgttcacgtgaacagtaagtcgggtactgttcacataaacagtaattcgtgaacagtaactttttgatatattcaattttggttcctttcttcttcatgcttcgatctacatcaatcCCCTTAGAAggaggttttctttcttttttttccggTTGAGAGGGAGGGGAGTTTTGAACAGAATCAAAATGGAAGTTCCAGGGACACTTCAAACAGGCTCAACTAGAGGATTGTAGCTCTTCCACATTTTAGAGGGGGGAAATCAGAACAAGTGACAAAATAGGGTCCAATTCGTTTTTTCCTAAAAGCATGCAATTAGATGGGTTTCTTCATCCAAAACACTATCTCACTTTTTTGCAGTATTTGTTTTCAGAAACCATTACTAGCTTTTGATCTCTATCTGAATGTCAGCATTGCTTTACATCCTCAGTATCTAATCATGTGGGCAAGCTTTTTAGAATATAGAGCATAACTAGTCAATACAGGTGCTCATCATGACCACTACCAGCAAAAAGATGACATGGATGAGAAAAGCTAAAGGTTAACTGAAAAATATTAACCTCAGTGGAACCAGCAAACAGAATtagaagcagagagagagagaggtgaacaACAGAAAATCAAACTCAGGCGGTCATGGCAGGCAAAGTTTCCCTTCTATGAGTGGAGTACCCAGTAGAAAGATGGAAATAGAGGAAAACATTACAAGAGATTAGTTCTTAACTAAGTCTAAAATATCTTGCAATTGTTCTCAGTAATAGAACCATAACACTGTCCAATGCAAGCTTCCCATTTTAGTTAGCTAAATACACAAATCTACCAACACATAACACTCAGTACAATTTAAAAGATCATAAGCAGCACCTTTAGTTCTCTATGCAGCACTATAAGGCACACCAACTGACTAGCAAAgataaaatcaatttcaaaatccCATTCAAAACCAATATAATCCATTGGCAGGAATTGATCAAGGTttgaaaactcgggtctcggagccatctcggcccatgaaaaaaccgagttgggccgagatctcggcgagtttttgcattttttttttgttcgactcggaagcccatctcggtgggttttagacctctgttgggtctgaaaattggtatacagcctattttaggccatttaaacacaatggcattattagattttgcaaaaacaaagtccaaagatgacttttacatcggaccctTAGTTGGTAGGCGGTGACGTATTAAAATAGCATAGtatatacattaatgacataatttatgtacatagaactcaaacaaaacattcaattaataagaTAATATTTGGGGATCGTACTCGTGGTCGGGCTTGGGGCCGTGGGATATCTCTTGTGCCAGcacttctcctcctctcatcttcttgcactgatgcagctgagccagatccaccagctcctcttgcttgctcatatgctcttatattgtcaaaatgaaaactttgcctACTCGCtaccaaagtctgctggtaaatcctccattcagcctctgatccgaactcaccaggtgtaggcctacattcagtatcatctcctactCCCCCATGGATGTCTACACCAGACCTCTCTAGCACTGCCTCATCGAAAGCTATTTattgtctttccctctcagctttctttgtcCGTACTCCTCTTATATTTTGTGCAATTGCCAGTTTCACTTGGCTCGGAACATTTTTGCATTGGCAACATCCTTGCCCAGACCAGACAAATGTTCCTTTAGCCTAGTtgctcctccagaatttagaatcttcccacagtagttacactttgacttctttttgtcctcaGACATTGGGACTCCATGTAACCAtgctatatcccccattgtgtaagaaatatcgtattttttacactgttacataaaaaaacatgtattagtaactattacagatttaaagtaaggtattaaacacttaaagtattgtatttataactattaaacataatatgaagCTACTACAATAATCAAatacctatctcttatttattccctaactctagtatttatttattaattaaaaataatttttataatttttataaaaaataattatacctttaaatataaaatattataatataatgatgtatttgacatcatttgaagttggatATTATGTACAattgttgtgcataatttttcaacaaaaacaggtatttttccttaattttatatattttttaactatttaaataatattattattaaatctgaaaattaaaattttttttaatgggtgaaaaaaaaaatgaccccatgaggctgtagagcatgcAAACTAGTCTAACATACATCAAGATCACATCCAAGcaataagtatttatcctatttttttttaatttcttttttgaaaaaaatcaattttttttctagaaattataataaataatttaataacccaaaaaaaatcggCCTCCATCAAGTCATAGATCGGCCTAACTTGTAtaacataactcaaaatcacacccatctaacaacatttcatcaattttttttcaaaaaaataggtttagggAAAATGGGTTTACCTTCAAAAAACCTTCACAAACTTGAGCAATCCTCCAAAATTGAGCTGCAATCTTCACTTTGCCACCAAATTCACCTTCCAAATGTTCAAATCCAACCAaataatgaagaagagaagagaagattgagagaagaagagagttggagagaagaagagaaccaaaAGGCTCTCTGTCGACAGAATAGCCCCAAATGAATTAGAAGTTCAAAGAGTTTAAGTTAAAACAAGTTATTTGGGTAAAAATGACCCAGACCCAAAGCCATAACCGAGACCCATATTCGAcccgagatcttgccgagatcttgcaattttcctttgattttttcctgttttttcaACCCTCTTTGAGACCAGATCTCGCCGATAAATTGACTTCTTCCTGTTTCGCCATGCATCTCATCTCGGATTCCTggaaaaccgagaatctcggcgagatctcgcgagatttcggtCCATGGAATTGATACCAAACGATCTAAAAACATAGGAAGAGATTAATTAGGATTTATAACTTTGGCTTTCAAagggtttcaactttcacaCACAAAGTACTGCCCAGATTAGAAATTTTATCCGAATAGATAATTGATTCGGAAAATTCAATACTGAAGAACGAGGTTAACTTGTCTCACGAGATTAAACTAACACAAGCAACGTACCAAATCTTTATCAAAACCAGTAACTGAACAGCAGACCTAATAGTTTaagaagatggaagatgggTGTTCTGTCTTGATCGATCAAGGAAGAAAATATGCTAAAATCTAGTATCTTAGATTCATCTTGGGATCCACCAATCATGATTCTGACAATTTCCAATTCTTCATCCATCAAATCTGGTGAATTCCGACCAAGTTCTACCGATTCTTGAACAATCTTACAGAATCGAATCATTCTCTGAGTCTATGCTTGCTCTGGCCACGGCCCCATTTGACAAAACTTCTACTTTCCAGGATTGTTTCTGAGCTGAAAGTGCTTTTTTATGTTACTGTTATGGGGGAGCACTTCTACGGGAGTAGATTCGCGTTTGATAATAGGACATAAGAAGTATTTCTgaatcagaaaagaaacaaTATGCATTTGAAAGGCACTTTAGCAGAAGCACTTTTGGCACTTCTATGACAACCAATTTCAATATTATAGAGCACATTACGATCTAAGTAGGATTTTTGCATTGTATTATAAAAGTACTGTTACACTAGTTATACTGGCCATGTGGCAAGTTTGGAATATCAaacaattacaaaaatgccactcTTAAACGACATTGAAGAACATAACATGAGAAACATATGCAACAGTTCACTTTGTTTGAGATTTTGCAGGTACATGATGAGTGACTTCTATTGTAGCACAAAATCTGACAGTCATTTCTCTTCAAATCATAAGTAATAATTTGGACAGCAAATGATTTCTTGAACTGAAATCAAGAAAACTTTTAGTAAATTCAGAAACAGTAATAAaacagataataaaaaaaaaaactcaagatTAAGGACCCTTTAAAAGAACGATCAAGAAATAAGGAATAAGCAAAATTGTATGACCAgcaagaaagaaggaaagaactCAACAAGAATAGCAGAATATATAGAGGAAGCAGCAAGAAATAGCACAAGCAACAAAAAACTTTGGTGCAGCCAAGGAAATAGCAAGACAACTTTTTTGGCTGTTGAGTTGTATTCTGCTACTTTctttaatatataaaaaaaaaaatcgcaaGACATGAGTCAGTAAAAAATACCACAGGAATCCATGTATCTCAACCAAAAACATTCATTACAATGAagtaaacaatccatccataaaGCCTATGGACTGGTTATCCACTTGAACCAGATCCCTTTGACAACCAAACTGACCAGGTAACCAAAAATAATTTGTTAAACCAACTAAACTAAACATCCTACAACGCACAAGACTTGAGTTAACAATTACAAGAAATCTACAGCAGTGCCACTAATCTGATCTTATGTTTCCCATCCAACAATTGTACAACTATCACACTCATAAAACAAGAGCTCAATTTTAACCTTCTGAAAGATCAGAAACTTGGGAACAGTAGCAGGACTAGCAACAATCTGTGGTGTGAATCCATTCCGAGTTAGAAGAATTGAGAAATCCGGGGTTGGTTCCGTTCAACATCTTTCTAACTTGAAatggtttccaaaaaaatattccaGTTTTGATTAAGAAAACATCTATGGAAGATGATCATGAACATGCAGAATCAAGAATCATCAAATCCACAGA includes these proteins:
- the LOC122641789 gene encoding nuclear intron maturase 4, mitochondrial isoform X1; translated protein: MWFMGFSTHHKRDLLKYSVYKLWSMDLPCVSSSFVVNLGKRYKQFESFAVYCTTEAVSNNDDKGINQIPLSKSLACLIDESSTPTKTRQKTRMELKRLIEMRIKKRVKEQYINGKFQGLMRKVIANPMTLCDAYQCIKLNSNVDLESDDNDMPFDSMADELLNGGFDIHANTFSISTKGERKEVLVLPNLKLKVIQQAISIVVDVVYRPHFSKISHGCRSGRGHLSALRYICKEIHNSNWWFTLHVRKNVDDNVLTKLILTMEEKIEDPDLFSIIRSMSDAGVLNLKFGGFLKGHGLPQEGVLSPILINVYLDLFDQEFYKMCMTYEALDSDVNASEDGSSSKLRSWFRRQLKDNNKNNNNKHPGDMNSGLRLHACRVMDEIFFAVSGPKDVALKFKAEVQNYLEHTLYLDVHDQMEILSTSDPRGIRFLGIAVRTSERENPSVRAVHKLKEKVQLVTLQKQEAWDAGMVRIGKKWLALGLKKVKESEIKHLADSSSVLCQISCFRKAGMETDHWFKVLLKIWMQDVNAKAVDNEETVLSKYIAEPSIPKELRDSFHSFQKCAEEYISSETTSTLALLPNSNSSTQSTIIIEILAPVNVIKKRLLRYGLINSEGHARPVSALILQDNIQIIDWFSGLICRWLRWYSKCDNFSEVKLMIVNHVRKSCIRTLAAKHRLHEIEIEKVFGSELSVLPSNLEMEIEMTHEISEFQVFDADEALMYGIFSSGLCLLSLARMVSQARPCNCFVIGCLVAAPCVYTLHVMERQKFPGWRTGFSTAIHPSLNKRRVGLCKKHVKDLYLGHISLQSIDFDAWR